CCTTCACTCTTTCATAAATGCCAACTAGTATATCTCTGTCTATatctccacaatcgtcaatgcctCTAAGATTCTTTACGAAATCTTCCAATctcattctacgttctggtttcAAGTTTGGCGTATGTAAATCGGTATTTAACATTATGATGGCAAAGGCTAGGACAAACACAGTGTCTGCAGACCTTAGCCTGGCTACCACATCGGGATTACATTGGCAATAACGCTGACTAAAGACTTCCATTAGTCGTTCTATCTTCTGAGCCTCTCCAGGCATTCTAAAATATGCTTGGAATTTTCTCAAGGCTACGTCTACTTGCATACCTGAGAGGTCTAACTCTTGGGAGAAGCATCTGAAAGATTATGTCGTTATTTTAGTACGATTctttgaaataaattttatttattgtacGATTAATATGTTACTTGGAGAGTAACATGACTAATTTTTCTTTCCTTTGGATCTATATTTTCTTACAGTACTGTACAAAAAGTTAGCAAAGCAGAGGAAAGTAAGTAATGATCCTATCGAAACAATAGCACTCCGACAAAAATAGCGACAAGTGAAAACGATGTACTTTCTATGGCAAATAAAAGTGAACAACGGTACTAAATAGTCCATTTCCGCTACGTTGATCACTGATCACTAGTGATAAATAAATACATTAGCTTTCACCGAGTGTAACGCTACATCAGTTGGGTTTGTTACTTTCCTCTATCGAAGTAGAAGAAATATGAAACGGCAGTAAGTCACTCACTCAAGCACAGCCATGTTGAAGGTATTTTGCAGATTCCCAAGATATTCTCCAATCATCTGTTTGGACAGTCCTTTTCTGCTAATTAAGAATcttgcaacgccctggggactGTTCTCTAAGAATCCTCTTCTGATTAGATAACTGATTCCCCTCTCTGGCTTCTTGTTGAAGAGATTTAGGCCGACTCTGTATTGACGTTTTCTGACTGTCTCTGACACTTTGTAGCTGGTTTGAGGCATATTTTCTTGATGGTCCATCAGTGGCAACTGATAACCGGAACTTGCGTGCGAATGACTGAGATCTTTTACACTATTCATCATGTTGGTGGAATCAGCGGTGTGGTTTGCACATTCCTGGTGTTCTGGTGAACTTGACTAAAGGACAGACAATTATTCTAATTAATATGCATAATTTTACAATATTCCTCTTACTTTCATCAATTATTCCAAGTTTCTTAAGCTTCGAAACAGGCTATCATTACTATTGCTTCTTTGGTTGTACTCATCATTCTTTCTTGCAATTAGTGTCTATGATCTCCAACTTCTTTGTAACAAAATAATAGGAATTAAGCAAATGACTGTCAGCAGTCATCAGATACATCtattttcattaatttcttaagcacaatagtcaatagaagggCAAGAAAGAGTGGAACAAAGGCTAGAAGGGGGAACTTACGATTCCTTTGTGCTTCCAGACAGGTGATCCCCTTTGAGCGTCACCCTCGGAACTCTCACAATTAGTGGAATCGCTGCCAGAACTCTGCACAGAGCTAAGGCTGCCATTTTCGACGCTCTTGCTAAGGCCATTATGACGTGGCTCCATGGATCTGGAGGTGATGGAAGACGTTCTCTTTGGCACTTCCGGCGGGACCTTTTTCGCAGAGCCTCTGGATCTACCGCCGGAGCCCAGATGACTGGCATTGCTCCAATTCTGAGGCACAGACGTCTGAAGATTATGAGGGGTTGACGGTGATGTGCAAGGTGTCCTCAATAAATCTCGCGGAGGTGTCTCTTGCCTGATCCCACAAAGAGTTTCCTGAAAACAGTTACATAAATTTTGTTTATCATTACAGTACTAGGATAATTAGGACAGTTATTGCTTTAAGTTCTGAAACATACTTAGTGATGGAAATTATGGTTAAAGGGATTTTTAATTGAAAGGATACAAGAATTATACAGGGCGCTTCATAATATGTGGGACTCACTTCAGAAGCTCATTGTACgcctaaaaataatgaaaaaagtttataCAAACATATGTTCTATCTCTCTTCGTTTATGAGATGTAATGAATTTTGCAAACTTGCAGAATAATTTCTTGGAGCTTAAACCATAAACCTTAAAGTTGCTTGAATGAAGAAAAATTGTAAGCAGAGCAAACTCTGCCTGCCCTTTCTATTCGTAGACCGCAATATTTCGTAAACAAGAAATTGCACTATTTACAAATAGTGCTTGATGTTTTTCCTATGACTATTTAAGGATTCAGCAAACTTCGCAATACTCTATAAATCAGTTTAGTTCTTACTATCAGTAAATTATGTACAATAATAGAAAAACATAAAGTTTAAAAATCAAGTAAAacgaagaaacacaataatgttATAATTAAGAGCTCATTATTTGTATGAACTTTTCAATTATCACAGTAACCCTCCTTAATATCCCTCACATTTCATTCCATAAATTAATTCTTCATTTCCAGGTACTATCTACAGAAAATCATTTATAATCATCTCAAGAAAACGGAAAGGACTATTATTTCCAATTCTAAATTTCCTTGAATTCCCCAATAATTGAATCATATCAACGTGAAATATAAATAACGCCAATAAAGATATTCAATATCACCAAAGAAAGTTTCAATACCTGTGGATTATAATAGTGAATGCTAGACCCACTCTCTTGGGAGCTGGATTCCCAGCATGGACTCGGAGGCAACTGTTGATGTCTGTTGCAAGGGCTAGGCGCCAGAGAGGGCGTGTGCCTGCCGCTctgatggatattatgattcgcGTGCTGATGGCCAACAACTTGAACCTCGCACCTGCCGCTTTGGCTTCTCGGTATGGGCGACTGAGAGTTCTCCACGTGCCTCCTTTCTCTCAGAGACATGCTTCTGATGGGCATCGGCCTGTTTGCTGTCTGCGGTTGTTGAATATAAATCTGACTATGGTAGACCATTCTCTCATGCTCGTTCATGTTCCCCGAACGATCCTGTGTTTCTTGCAGCTTTCTGCTCAGTCTCTTCTCTGCTTTGGCCATCGCAGTGATCGCTGCGAATTTCTTCAGCAAAGTATATCTACGGAACGCTCGTTGTATGGTCAACGCGGCATTCCTCGCCTTCACACCGCCGTACTTCCGTTCCAGCATTTCGATCTGCTTGTCCAAGaggtcctgtgacagctcgtaccTGTTTAAGAAGCAAAGAATGATGATACAATATGCTTTTTGCTATAGGATTCGGGGCAGATGTCTGTAGCTCGTGAAAGATTGGATGTTTCGTGTGAGTGGTGAGTGGAGTTAATTATAGTCACAGTTGTTAGTGGAGTATAGTGTTCGAACTATAAACAGTTGTTTGCAGTGTGAGGTATTGAAATGCAATTTCAGCAACGAAGACGTGCGCTCCATGCTTTCGACATAGTGAAGCTGAGCCGAGTGGCTTCAGATCCAATTTCAAGTTTAAAACAACGCAAAAGTCAACATATAACGTTGTTCCAAGAGCAACCaaacaggattggagatgaagTCCAGAGTAATAAGCAAACTGACAGAGAAGCCGAAGTGAATTCAAACTTTAGGCCACTATTATCGAATCGGAATTCCGCATACAAAGAGACAGTCGATTAAACCAATGGAATCTTACGCAGTCTGCAGCCGGCATCTCTTCAGCACGTCTCCGTTACGTACGGGTCCTTTTTTAAGGTGATTCTGCTGATACCCTGTCTGAGGTTGACCACCGTAGCCCTGAACCATGGTGCCATAACTCTGCGGTTGATTGTATCCCGTGTGGGAGTACACTCGCACGTTCGACGACGAATTGTAGGGGCCGTGTCCGTAGTTTTGGTTTTGAACGTACGACTGGCCCGTGATGTACGACGTCATGAGGGACGTCTGACTGCCAGAAGAGTACACCCCGTGCATCCCAGTCCCATGGACCTGGCTGACGTTCGAGGTGTGCTGCGACGGCCTCTCCATCTTCGACGGGAAACTGTAACAAAAAACAGAAATTTGTTGTAGCAGTGAACAATGGAGTAGAACGTGCGAGTATCGACATGCGCTGTAGAAGGTAgaatatatatacagggtgtcctagaATTGGTGGCATAAGCAGAAAGGTAGTAATTCTACGTAcaaaaataagttgaaaatatagaataaaatattttggcGTTGCAtttcgtttttgagaaaattgaatttgaagaGTATATAAGGTGGGGGGAACACTCGCGGTATGATCACTGATTTTCTCTATTGCAAGTTAGAAACATTCCCCTCTCCCTATTTATCCCTCAAATGCCTGAAACTGTACTTCGTCTAAAATtcagtcaattttctcgaaaatggtatcaaataaatttattttatatttccgaTCTATTTTTGCATAGAGAATCAGCACCTTCTCGCTTGTACCACTAGTTTTGAAATATCCTGCGTATAGGGTGTCGCAAATGGTTATTGAAATATATTTGATTTAACAGCAGCTGATTATTTTTAGTCTCATCTATTACATTATATCCCAGGTGTATAATATTGCATACTTTTGTACTCTACTATTTGTTGCTATTTTTTAGCGATGTAATATTCTATTTCAATTGCAGAACGATGTGAATATAATGAAGACTGCATATTATTATTAAGCAGTATAATCACTATAGTAGTCACGCTGGACTTCCTTGTTTATAGATACTTACATATATTCATATATTTacattcttttatttcatttctttatatttttatcTATGCTTTATGAGTATTAATAATGGGAATCCAAAACCATTATCAACTGAATACATCAGTCACTCATGACTATCATGGCGGTGAATGTGTTAAAGTTTGCAGTATAATTTCGATGGAAAAATACATTCTCTATATAAATGAAAAATCTATATTGAATAAATATTTTGGATGTTTATAGTGTACTTTCGAATGCAAtgaacaaataaaaaattaaattaagttaCCGCTagatgaatattctggatttagTGCTAACTTAGATCAGTCCCGCTGTTTCTTACAACCATCGTGAATGTTTAAAGCTTTCTAAACTTTGCGCTATAAAAGATATGTACAGTAAAATGTATTAAATCTTCTTTGTTATACTgcccttttccaacgtatgtatCACTTAAAGTATAACATCTTGTCACCTATTTAATGTAGTATATACATGTGTTAGCTTTAAGACATTAGTATTGCAAAACGAAAAGATACTGAACATTTTTTTATCAAGTATGTTCGACCTTAGAATATATATATCTAATGTACAACGTAACATGTTTTTTTTTCCTGAACAAAAAGTCTATTATTTTCAGTAAAGTCATATTGATTTTGATAAATCATTTAAAGGAATTATGTTGCAGGAGCATTGTCGTAcgttcactgcactcaatccctTCGAGGGAGACTACTTTCACGCTAATGATATTGCACGCGAAGAACGAGTTGATTGTAAAAAGCAACTAACGTTTAAGCTACTTCTATCGACTACCTTTCCCTTAGATTTCACGATGGCTATTAACTTCTTTGTCGAGGGAAGTCCCGATTTGGCAAAGAAAGTGTACTGCTTTCATAGCGCGAACGACTTGTAAATATAATTTACATTCACTTGATAACATTGCGATAAAAAACTAATTGTCTGTTCTAACGAATCTCAAAATCCATAACTAGAAAATATTCTCTTTATAATCTTATCTACCGTCAAGACTTAATTAACATTTTGCGGTCTATAAGATCGTTACTTGTAACAAGTCGCGTGCGTGATTATAGCGAGTAAAGATCGTAGTCAGATTTAATCCAAGAGGTATATTTTATCTGGACATTTAGTTTAATGTTACACCTACTAACTAAGTACTAAAGCAGCAGTTAAAACACTCATTGTGAGACTCATTccactttttctattttttacgtTTTGAAGAATAATTTTATGTTTGTAATATCAAATTTGTTTACTGTCTACTTTATAAAGTTAATTAATTTGGGCATACTTATTTCATCTTTTACGTATACAGGGAGACCTCGATTAATTAGCTTACCAATTGCCactgattttattattttcagtaGATTAGGTAATTGATATTCTACTGTCTTCTTATTATTGTTACATCGAATAACACTAATTGTGAATAAAAAATACTGCGAATAACTGAAATCTAATTAATCGAAGTCCTGTTGTACCATGTAAAATTTATTTCAGTttaatgtagaataaaattaaacaaaaaagtaaaaaagcaGAAACATCGTCCCAAGTTACATATCCTTACAAAAACCCACAATTTCAATTCTAGTGACAAATAAAGACTTAAACAGAATAAAACATCAATTGTTTTTAAAACTGTTTAAGTCACAAGTAATGCTAAAATAGGATGAAAGATTCTTTAAGAGCGTCCACGTAAAGTTCACTATTAACATAAAGATTCATAAACGATTTAACCATTTATAGACTGTAGCAATACTTTAGATAATATTTTCATATAAGTGGAACTATAAAATCGTGGCTAGCTTTGCCAGCAGAATAACGAATAAGCTGCAACGGATTCAGAGGGAGCAATTGGTAAGGTAATTTCGAGCACTCATCTTGTTTTTCATTATATTTGAGAGCAGCGCCGCCGCTTTATTCAATATCCGGTCAGCACGTGATTGCCAAACGTGATTTCCGGAGATTTCACTTATCGAGGGGAGGTGGAGAAGGAGGAAGAGAAGATAGGCCTACGATTTCCACCGAAATGCGTTTGTAGAGCTATATGGTAGCAGTTTAACTGAAATAACTATTATTCAAATGTATcgtttgaaaataattttgtattgctccattgttattaataatattattcttATGCACAGTTGTTGCATAATATACGTACTTATTAtttgattattatgtataaAGTTAGTTTGGTGCATTCTTTcacaaaatttaatatttattcacGGAAAATTAAGAACAATTTTAATGTTTGAAATCATCTCCAAAAGTGTCCACATTTATCATTTTAGAAGTctatatttaaaattgtaaaaggGCGGGAAGGAATTTATATGTAAAATGGAAACATTGCTAGATTGTGTAGTTTAACAGTACCAAGTTAATTTGTAGgtgtatttaataaattaatatttatgcaAGTACAAAAAAATAAGTTACACCTTAAGACTGTCATTACACTAAATTTTTTGTAAGCGAGATAAATTTGTTTTCTAAAATTGCTTCATTTTCTGACATTTTTATGACTATAAAGAAAATCTACGTTTTATTGCAagagaaatatttaatttatatattccattatttgtaaatattttattttatgtaactTCGTGTATTTCATTTCATTGCACCGTAGAAGTCATTGACACGCAAAATAGAAAAGCAAACGAACGGTTTCTTCTTCCGGAGCATTGCTCATTGCAAGTCGTTTAAATACCACCCACGAGTTTTATCAATAAGAATCGCCTTAAAGGTAGATGAAGGTCTACGCCGAACGATGAGAGATTTTAAAGTTGAGTGGTACAATTCTATAAGGATTTGATAAAAATATTGTGTAACGGGAATTTAAAGAAACTGTTATGTATTAGAGCATTCtgatattcaagattgaatgaaaatatttaatatgaaaTATCAGGTGTGAAAATTTATGTCTTAGCTGATATAATAGTAGCTTTACAGTTACTTCGGTTATTCACAACTCTTATTTATTATTACACTCCATGTAGTTATAAAGTGATTGAATCGACAGTGGTATAAAAAATAAGTTATAGAAATTCTTCAATTAAAGTAAGTATTATGTGCCTTTCTCTTTGTTAAACTACTTTTTATAATACGGTTACAGTGATTTCGCTACGGTATTTTTGAGAAGAGAAACATAcatgaaataaaatttcaaatattatggTGTGATAGAgagtttaaataaaataaaaattgttcaaataaaaactgttcaaataaaaattgttacaaatacagatcgaaatgttgatcaataaaatacttttattttGATAACATGAAGTAGAAAGcataatattttttgtaaatattagCAGACataatattttaacattttGCTTTAAACTGAACTAAAAATAAACTAAACGAAATAACATGTATCAAATTTGTGTAAAATAagtaaattaaaacaaaaatttaaCAAACTTTCAGGCTGTTGACGTACTATCACCGCCATAATTAGTAGTACACTTATTACTGACATTTTATACTCAGCTTTCCGTAAAAgtttcactgctactaccatatCTCTCACAAGTACTACCTTGTCAATCTGCTACAAGAACAAACCAATTCTATTAACCCTTAAGAACATAGTTTTAATTCAACAATTTTCGaacattattaaaatataaataaaaaccaatataaaatatatatgaaCCATAAACACACTTAGAAATATCTtagaaatatataataatatatattatagtatatatattacttataataatatataatataatataatataatatagtataacataaaaaacaattttcttttaaaaaaacTTTGGTAAGCTAATTTGAGAGATAAAACACGGGGGATAAATTAGACAAAGTGATTTCATAATAAAATAAACACCTTTGATTTTGTATCTAAATCAATTTGACAATGTATCCGTCTAATATTACTGGGTTGTAAGGGGTTAAGGTGAGATTTTCGTACACATCGTAAAATTAATACGAAAATAAAACTTATGCATTGCCACCCCGATTGCAAATTTGGAATAGACAAAGGTTGAATTGCAGCGAAAGTACAACTGTATgattgattaaggattggttataTTCTTCAGTATTAACATCATCTAACTTTGATgatcttatttaaaaaattctacttTGTCACTTTAGTACTTATacagtatatgtatatgtatatgtatatttatgtaGAATTGAATTGTTTATATCTTCAAAGTTATCGACTAAGTACTTCTGGGTCTCTTTTTACACGGTGGATCTGTACCATGTACAAAAATCGTGTAAAGATACTACTAACAGCACATTAAAATCGAAATCGACAAGTTAAGGCCCTTCCCTTGCAAATCACGTTTTTGATCAAAGAATCAACATTTGGCGAACGCAATGGCCAGTACGAAATTATTACAGTGTAATAAAAACATGTCGAGAGAACAACCACAAACTGAATGCCTTAAACACACGAGTCACGCAGTAATACAAACACAGTAAATCACCCGGATACTCAAAAACATTGCTTGCGTTGAATGTTACACTTAGCTGCGGAATCCAACGCGTACAGAAAATCCCACCTTAATTTGGCACAGAGATATTAGGGGGCCCAGGATTTGAACACTCGCTTTAAGAGTGATCGAATTTCAAGGCACAAGTTGCGAAGAGAAAACTGTCCTTCGCGTCATGTGCAACCTTCGACAGCCGTAAAACAGCGCCAGTGTTTGTCCACCAGCTGCCAGCAATCACCGATTCGTAAAACCGTTTTCGCGGCTGTGAATCACGCGATGAGTCACCGAGTCGATCGAAATTCACCCCCGTGCAACCAGCACGGGGCTACGCACCCCGTGAGAAAGCCAGGAACGCAGACGACCATGTTGAGCCTCCTTTTCGCGCCACCACAATTTCATTTAAGGTCTCCACCCACGAAACTTCACTGAGTATTCAGCAGGAAGTGCCCTTTCACGTCACTGACACGCAACGAGACCGCGATGTTCCACTGACTGACAAAGAAGAGTTTGAGGTCGAAGAGGGAGGATTCGAGGGTTGAAGGAACTTGAACTCGGGGAAGGTCCGAACTGCAGGAAGGACCCTGGCACTCTGATCGCAGGATCGACCGATCGAGAAGGAGCTCGGTGAGCAGCTGGCAGCTGGAGGCATTCTTCGTCCTCGACACGAGGATCGGGAATCAGTGAACAGGAGGAAAGGGGGAAGAAGGTGGGAGCACGTGCACACCGGCCTCGAAGCTGGCGAGCAACCTTCTCCGAGAGGATCGATTTAAACCCCCTCTCCCTTCTTCTGTCGaagaactgtgtgaaggttacacGGAGATCTTTCAAGAGGAATTTTTGTTGTTGGGGAGGAGGAagtggtcttgaggattggaggaggTCAGACTGAGATTGGCTAcctttcatttcttttgtttgtTTGTTTGATTTAGATAAAGAGCTGTGCGAATTATTAGACTCGGGACGATGTTTTGGAAGGGGCGTCACATTATTGGAGGTACTGATTCGTGGTTTGGGTGTTCGTTTGAGTAATGGATTAGAGGTAGTGGTAGTCATATTGAGACGAAACGCGTCAGTTAATGTTCAACTATTATAGTGGTTTATGTTTGGTTGAGGTTAGTCAAGTATTACTTGAATTTAGGCCTCTTGAATTCAATTACTTTAACTTAAAACAGTAGACACCTAAAATTGTATTGAAAAGGgatgataataattattttttacagaGTACACTATACAAAGTGTACATTATACAAATTCATACCATTCAAGATATGTTATTTCAATTTAGGAAAAGTTGGGAGAGTCTCAACTTCACTTCTAATTTGAAAAGGTATTTCAAATCTGGTAAAATAGCAGGTTCAAATTGATGAAATGGTCTCAAGTAACTTGAGTACAAGTGACTTGAAGCTAAGCAATTTGACTAACAAGGACGAGAACAGCAACTTGGCAGGACATTTCAagaatagtaaataataaattcAGAGTAGTAAAGTGGTCTTAAATTACGTGAATTCACTTGTAACTACAAGTTAGTTAATCTGAACAAAATACTATGAATTTGTTCACAAAGAACTTAGATATTCTGTTTCTTGGAACAAGATTTAAAAGAAAAACAAGCCCTCCATGATTTAATTGAACATGAAGCAGGTAAAAGAAGAAATATCCTAAAAtagtttataaaattaatatacgtaataattatatattataattaataattgtttTGAACATATGTCACTGAATCTGTGCATTATTGTACATAAAGCATATAAGAAATTTAAGACTCATTTTATGTAGTACTTTGAAATTATCAATTTTTTTCTTTCCAAATTTTTTTGAGAATGTTGGGTTTGCAAAATACGTTATCTAAagaattttattgaaatttctGAAAAGAACAAAGATAgtactatatacatatattagtaATTATTAAGTACTTTCGCATAAAAAAATCATATGGAAAGGTAAAATGTGTATAGGCAAATGCTCAAAGTTTAAAATTGATATCTTGAATAGTTATTGTTTTATAAAATTGTTCGATATCTCTAGACATTTACATGAAAAAGTCCTGTTACGAAAAACTAGATACATATAGATACGATGTATAGTACTTACTTGCTATGATCGCACGATTTGCTACAAATAACGAGcttataaaatgcaaacaacacACTTCTAACGTTAATTTGGGTATCAATGGTTCATATTTATCTTATCAGAGGTGACGTAAACAGAAAACAACAGTAATTCAACGAAATAAGCCACGAGCTTATAGTAAGTAAATACTGTATCATATACAATTGTTGTAGATAAATCAGCCGCGCAAAATACCAAAAATATGACAATGaagataaaattgaatttactgATAATCTAATCCACATCAAATATTACAATAAATAACTTGAGATAAAGATTTGTTATTGATCGTCTTTTTAAGTCTTATCGTTGATCAATGAGTCACATTAGTAAAAAGAATTATATTCCAAATATTCCACTAAAGCGTTGTTATGTTACgagattaaatacaataatgttACTAGACTACCAATGACTTAAACTTGTGTTGCAATATAGA
The sequence above is a segment of the Calliopsis andreniformis isolate RMS-2024a chromosome 3, iyCalAndr_principal, whole genome shotgun sequence genome. Coding sequences within it:
- the Siz gene encoding brefeldin-resistant Arf-GEF family protein schizo isoform X1, whose translation is MSAVLGSVGDPAGLLDPDVESILEEKNQLISRQYAEIERLQRELNEVIGERDALLCEVSKFKFEREMTDLKRLHDDSFPSKMERPSQHTSNVSQVHGTGMHGVYSSGSQTSLMTSYITGQSYVQNQNYGHGPYNSSSNVRVYSHTGYNQPQSYGTMVQGYGGQPQTGYQQNHLKKGPVRNGDVLKRCRLQTAYELSQDLLDKQIEMLERKYGGVKARNAALTIQRAFRRYTLLKKFAAITAMAKAEKRLSRKLQETQDRSGNMNEHERMVYHSQIYIQQPQTANRPMPIRSMSLRERRHVENSQSPIPRSQSGRCEVQVVGHQHANHNIHQSGRHTPSLAPSPCNRHQQLPPSPCWESSSQESGSSIHYYNPQETLCGIRQETPPRDLLRTPCTSPSTPHNLQTSVPQNWSNASHLGSGGRSRGSAKKVPPEVPKRTSSITSRSMEPRHNGLSKSVENGSLSSVQSSGSDSTNCESSEGDAQRGSPVWKHKGISSSPEHQECANHTADSTNMMNSVKDLSHSHASSGYQLPLMDHQENMPQTSYKVSETVRKRQYRVGLNLFNKKPERGISYLIRRGFLENSPQGVARFLISRKGLSKQMIGEYLGNLQNTFNMAVLECFSQELDLSGMQVDVALRKFQAYFRMPGEAQKIERLMEVFSQRYCQCNPDVVARLRSADTVFVLAFAIIMLNTDLHTPNLKPERRMRLEDFVKNLRGIDDCGDIDRDILVGIYERVKENEFKPGSDHVSQVMKVQATIVGKKPNMALPHRRLVCYCRLYEIPDIHKKERPGVHQREVFLFNDLLVVTKILSKKKNSVTYTFRQSFPLCGMVVTLFEVPHYPYGIRLSQRVDGKVLVTFNARNEHDRCKFVEDLRESISEMDEMETLRIETELERQKSSRSARGGTENRDSGVADVEICPCPGPCSDRSETTDMDTQLKRSALSNSLLDIHEQFAGEKPQRRGSVGSLDSGMSISFQSTSASSMSQGIKHPGQVHPIHPGSTIPGGAKGLAQQPSFLGGLFAKRERKLSQSEESGPYSRTTEV
- the Siz gene encoding brefeldin-resistant Arf-GEF family protein schizo isoform X3 → MSAVLGSVGDPAGLLDPDVESILEEKNQLISRQYAEIERLQRELNEVIGERDALLCEVSKFKFEREMTDLKRLHDDSFPSKMERPSQHTSNVSQVHGTGMHGVYSSGSQTSLMTSYITGQSYVQNQNYGHGPYNSSSNVRVYSHTGYNQPQSYGTMVQGYGGQPQTGYELSQDLLDKQIEMLERKYGGVKARNAALTIQRAFRRYTLLKKFAAITAMAKAEKRLSRKLQETQDRSGNMNEHERMVYHSQIYIQQPQTANRPMPIRSMSLRERRHVENSQSPIPRSQSGRCEVQVVGHQHANHNIHQSGRHTPSLAPSPCNRHQQLPPSPCWESSSQESGSSIHYYNPQETLCGIRQETPPRDLLRTPCTSPSTPHNLQTSVPQNWSNASHLGSGGRSRGSAKKVPPEVPKRTSSITSRSMEPRHNGLSKSVENGSLSSVQSSGSDSTNCESSEGDAQRGSPVWKHKGISSSPEHQECANHTADSTNMMNSVKDLSHSHASSGYQLPLMDHQENMPQTSYKVSETVRKRQYRVGLNLFNKKPERGISYLIRRGFLENSPQGVARFLISRKGLSKQMIGEYLGNLQNTFNMAVLECFSQELDLSGMQVDVALRKFQAYFRMPGEAQKIERLMEVFSQRYCQCNPDVVARLRSADTVFVLAFAIIMLNTDLHTPNLKPERRMRLEDFVKNLRGIDDCGDIDRDILVGIYERVKENEFKPGSDHVSQVMKVQATIVGKKPNMALPHRRLVCYCRLYEIPDIHKKERPGVHQREVFLFNDLLVVTKILSKKKNSVTYTFRQSFPLCGMVVTLFEVPHYPYGIRLSQRVDGKVLVTFNARNEHDRCKFVEDLRESISEMDEMETLRIETELERQKSSRSARGGTENRDSGVADVEICPCPGPCSDRSETTDMDTQLKRSALSNSLLDIHEQFAGEKPQRRGSVGSLDSGMSISFQSTSASSMSQGIKHPGQVHPIHPGSTIPGGAKGLAQQPSFLGGLFAKRERKLSQSEESGPYSRTTEV
- the Siz gene encoding brefeldin-resistant Arf-GEF family protein schizo isoform X4, whose translation is MERPSQHTSNVSQVHGTGMHGVYSSGSQTSLMTSYITGQSYVQNQNYGHGPYNSSSNVRVYSHTGYNQPQSYGTMVQGYGGQPQTGYQQNHLKKGPVRNGDVLKRCRLQTAYELSQDLLDKQIEMLERKYGGVKARNAALTIQRAFRRYTLLKKFAAITAMAKAEKRLSRKLQETQDRSGNMNEHERMVYHSQIYIQQPQTANRPMPIRSMSLRERRHVENSQSPIPRSQSGRCEVQVVGHQHANHNIHQSGRHTPSLAPSPCNRHQQLPPSPCWESSSQESGSSIHYYNPQETLCGIRQETPPRDLLRTPCTSPSTPHNLQTSVPQNWSNASHLGSGGRSRGSAKKVPPEVPKRTSSITSRSMEPRHNGLSKSVENGSLSSVQSSGSDSTNCESSEGDAQRGSPVWKHKGISSSPEHQECANHTADSTNMMNSVKDLSHSHASSGYQLPLMDHQENMPQTSYKVSETVRKRQYRVGLNLFNKKPERGISYLIRRGFLENSPQGVARFLISRKGLSKQMIGEYLGNLQNTFNMAVLECFSQELDLSGMQVDVALRKFQAYFRMPGEAQKIERLMEVFSQRYCQCNPDVVARLRSADTVFVLAFAIIMLNTDLHTPNLKPERRMRLEDFVKNLRGIDDCGDIDRDILVGIYERVKENEFKPGSDHVSQVMKVQATIVGKKPNMALPHRRLVCYCRLYEIPDIHKKERPGVHQREVFLFNDLLVVTKILSKKKNSVTYTFRQSFPLCGMVVTLFEVPHYPYGIRLSQRVDGKVLVTFNARNEHDRCKFVEDLRESISEMDEMETLRIETELERQKSSRSARGGTENRDSGVADVEICPCPGPCSDRSETTDMDTQLKRSALSNSLLDIHEQFAGEKPQRRGSVGSLDSGMSISFQSTSASSMSQGIKHPGQVHPIHPGSTIPGGAKGLAQQPSFLGGLFAKRERKLSQSEESGPYSRTTEV